The proteins below come from a single Vidua chalybeata isolate OUT-0048 chromosome 1, bVidCha1 merged haplotype, whole genome shotgun sequence genomic window:
- the COLEC12 gene encoding collectin-12 produces MKDDFAEEEEVQSFGYKRFGIQEGSQCTKCKNNWALKFSIILLYILCALLTITVAILGYKVVEKMDNVTGGLETSHRRYTEKLTEVESDLKKLDDQAGQKALNTNTELSSFRSDILALRQQLHDIAEKTSRNKDTLEKLQETGNLLDDRQNQMKSALDSNSFMIISVNKTLQAYTGYINNLQQDTSNIQANLQSQEHSHNVVIMSLNNLNLTQIQQRNLISVLQKSMEDTSSAIIRIKNDFQNLQQVVLQARKDTDWLKEKVHNLQALAANNSAMAKANNDTLEDMNNQLSSFSGQMENITTIAQANEQSLKDLQEQHKGDENRTAAKFSHLEERLQVFETDIVNIISNISYTAHHLRTLTSNLNEIRTTCTDTLSKHSDELIFLNSTLANIRIDSASLKVQQDLMRSRLDVEVANLSVIMEEMKLVDSKHGQLIKNFTILQGPPGPRGPKGDRGPQGPLGPAGLKGQKGEKGEPGPPGPAGEKGPPGPAGPPGEKGGKGSRGSPGSKGQRGSPGKTGLPGPNGDPGPPGPPGKDGPPGPQGPPGFQGLQGTVGSPGLPGPRGITGLPGVPGLPGPKGPPGPPGPPGPPGPGMPMALQSEPTPVPEANGCSPHWKNYTEKCYYFSIEREIFEEAKLFCEEKASRLVIINNKEEQQWIKRQIFGKGSFWIGLTDSEKENEWRWLDGSLPVYTNWKTGQPDNWDHGHGPGEDCAGLIYAGLWNDFYCEDVNNFICEKDMDKGQILGV; encoded by the exons GTATTCAGGAGGGGAGCCAATGTACCAAGTGTAAAAATAACTGGGCACTGAAGTTCTCCATCATCTTATTATACATTTTATGTGCCCTGTTAACAATCACAGTAGCCATTCTGGGATACAAAG TTGTAGAAAAAATGGACAATGTGACAGGTGGCCTGGAAACATCCCACAGAAGATACACAGAAAAGCTCACAGAAGTGGAGAGTGATCTGAAGAAATTAG ATGACCAAGCTGGACAAAAAGCCTTGAATACTAACACTGAACTGTCCAGCTTCAGATCTGACATTCTGGCTCTTCGTCAGCAGCTTCATGACATTGCAGAGAAAACTAGCAGAAACAAAGACACACTGGAGAAGCTGCAAGAGACTGGAAATTTATTAGATGATAGACAGAACCAAATGAAAAGTGCCTTAGATAGTAACTCTTTCATGATCATCAGTGTCAATAAGACTCTCCAGGCATATACTGGCTATATCAACAATCTCCAACAAGACACAAGTAATATACAAGCAAATCTGCAAAGCCAAGAGCATTCTCATAACGTGGTCATCATGAGCCTTAACAACTTAAACCTGACTCAAATACAGCAAAGAAATCTTATCAGTGTCTTACAGAAGTCAATGGAAGATACAAGCTCGGCTATTATAAGAATCAAGAATGACTTTCAAAATCTGCAGCAGGTTGTCCTTCAGGCCCGGAAGGATACTGACTGGCTTAAGGAGAAAGTACACAATTTACAGGCTTTGGCTGCCAACAATTCAGCAATGGCAAAAGCCAACAATGATACACTTGAAGACATGAACAATCAGCTCAGCTCCTTCAGTGGGCAGATGGAGAATATCACCACAATTGCCCAAGCCAATGAACAAAGTCTAAAAGATCTCCAGGAACAGCATAAAGGAGATGAAAACAGAACTGCTGCCAAATTCAGCCATCTAGAAGAAAGGCTCCAGGTCTTTGAAACCGATATAGTCAATATCATCAGCAACATCAGCTACACTGCTCATCACCTACGGACACTGACGAGCAATCTCAATGAGATCAGGACAACTTGTACGGACACCTTAAGTAAACACTCAGATGAGCTGATTTTTTTGAACAGCACGCTAGCCAATATTCGCATAGACTCTGCATCTCTCAAAGTGCAACAGGATTTGATGAGGTCAAGATTAGATGTTGAAGTTGCCAATTTGTCAGTAATCATGGAAGAAATGAAGCTGGTGGATTCCAAACATGGCCAGCTCATCAAGAACTTCACTATCCTACAAG GCCCTCCTGGTCCAAGGGGACCTAAAGGTGACAGAGGCCCTCAAGGTCCTCTTGGCCCCGCTGGCctaaaaggacaaaaaggagagaaaggagagccCGGACCACCAGGACCTGCAGGGGAGAAGGGCCCACCTGGGCCAGCCGGGCCACCAGGAGAAAAAGGTGGGAAAGGCTCAAGAGGATCGCCTGGCTCCAAAGGTCAGAGAGGTTCTCCGGGCAAGACAGGTCTGCCTGGACCAAATGGAGacccagggccaccagggccaccaggcAAGGATGGTCCACCAGGGCCTCAAGGCCCACCTGGATTTCAAGGCCTACAAGGAACTGTGGGAAGCCCAGGGTTACCAGGACCACGAGGAATAACTGGACTCCCTGGAGTCCCTGGGCTGCCGGGTCCAAAGGGCCCGCCTGGCCCACCGGGCCCACCGGGGCCGCCAGGTCCAGGGATGCCAATGGCACTACAGAGTGAACCTACGCCCGTACCCGAGGCTAATG GTTGTTCTCCCCATTGGAAGAACTACACGGAAAAGTGCTACTACTTTTCaattgaaagagaaatttttgAAGAGGCAAAGTTATTCTGTGAAGAGAAAGCATCGCGCTTGGTTATCATCAACAACAAAGAGGAGCAG CAATGGataaaaagacagatttttggGAAAGGCAGCTTCTGGATTGGACTAACAgattcagagaaggaaaatgaatgGAGATGGTTGGATGGATCCTTACCAGTTTACAC aaactggaaaactgGGCAGCCTGATAACTGGGATCACGGGCATGGGCCAGGGGAAGATTGCGCTGGGTTGATCTATGCTGGGCTCTGGAATGACTTCTACTGTGAAGATGTTAACAATTTCATTTGTGAAAAAGACATGGACAAAG GGCAAATTCTTGGAGTGTAA